The proteins below are encoded in one region of Mauremys reevesii isolate NIE-2019 linkage group 15, ASM1616193v1, whole genome shotgun sequence:
- the ENPP7 gene encoding ectonucleotide pyrophosphatase/phosphodiesterase family member 7, producing the protein MFTSLGLVLAVLSLGACAPLQDRGNRSKVLLVSFDGFRWNYDQDVETPNLDAMARDGVKARYMTPAFITLTSPCHFTLLTGKYIENHGVVHNMWYNTSTGQKLPYYNTQGVSMWWDNGSLPIWITAQRQGLKTGSIFFPGGKATYQGEQVNVKKVESLFHNYSNETEWMQNIDTVMNWFLEDNLDLVTLYFGEPDSTGHKYGPESQERKNMVGQVDRAVGYLRRRIKDNGLESTLNLIITSDHGMDTVIKENEIYLRTVQNFSFQDIQFELLDYGPNGLLVPKENKLDQVYQALKNAHPKLHVYKKEEFPKRFHYANNTRLTPLMMYSDPGYVIHGRIKVQFNKGEHGFDNEDMNMKTIFRAVGPAFRKGLEVEPFESVNIYALLCNLLGITPEPHDGSLSVMQPMLSGYSDPGAGSGALSTRPKELQLVVVGTAVVLGLWLGIY; encoded by the exons ATGTTTACTTCCTTGGGGCTGGTGCTTGCTGTCCTCTCGCTAGGAGCCTGTGCCCCTCTGCAGGACAGAGGCAACCGCAGCAAAGTCCTGCTGGTCTCCTTTGATGGCTTTCGGTGGAACTACGACCAGGATGTGGAGACCCCCAATCTGGATGCCATGGCGAGAGATGGGGTCAAGGCACGTTACATGACTCCCGCCTTCATCACCTTGACCAGCCCATGCCACTTCACCCTGCTGACTG GGAAGTACATAGAGAATCACGGCGTGGTTCACAACATGTGGTACAACACCAGCACCGGCCAGAAGTTACCCTATTACAACACACAGGGAGTCTCCATGTGGTGGGACAACGGCAGCCTGCCCATCTGGATCACAGCACAGAGACAG GGCTTAAAGACGGGCTCCATCTTCTTCCCTGGGGGGAAAGCAACCTACCAAGGTGAGCAGGTGAATGTGAAGAAAGTGGAGTCCCTTTTCCACAATTACAGCAATGAAACTGAGTGGATGCAGAACATTGACACTGTCATGAACTGGTTCCTGGAAGACAATCTAGACTTAGTCACTCTCTACTTTGGGGAGCCAGACTCCACGGGACACAAGTATGGCCCTGAATCCCAAGAGAGGAAAAACATGGTTGGCCAGGTGGATCGAGCTGTTGGCTACCTAAGGAGACGCATCAAGGATAACGGCCTGGAGTCGACACTCAATCTGATCATCACATCTGACCACGGGATGGACACGGTCATAAAGGAGAATGAAATTTACCTCCGCACAGTGCAGAACTTCTCCTTCCAAGACATCCAGTTTGAACTCTTGGATTATGGGCCAAATGGGCTACTGGtgccaaaagaaaataaactagaCCAGGTGTACCAGGCCCTGAAAAACGCCCACCCGAAGCTCCATGTCTACAAGAAGGAAGAGTTCCCCAAGAGATTCCACTATGCAAACAACACCAGGCTCACTCCCCTGATGATGTACAGTGACCCAGGATATGTGATCCATGGG AGAATCAAAGTCCAGTTTAACAAGGGGGAGCATGGCTTTGACAATGAAGATATGAACATGAAAACCATCTTCCGGGCCGTGGGACCAGCCttcaggaaggggctggaggtggAGCCGTTTGAGAGCGTGAATATCTATGCCCTCCTCTGCAATCTGCTGGGGATCACGCCTGAGCCACATGACGGGTCCCTGAGCGTCATGCAGCCCATGCTGTCTGGTTACTCCGATCCTGGGGCAG GATCTGGTGCTCTCTCCACTCGCCCCAAGGAGCtgcagctggtggtggtgggaaCTGCCGTGGTGCTGGGACTCTGGCTCGGGATATACTAA